The sequence TcaagtcttttattttatgttactaATTTAATTTGCATCTAACCTAACTGATGTcctgtaatttacattttgccatttttagaCTAATTTTAGAATTTCTAATGTTAGAACTTATAGAATAATTTGACTAAATATGAAGCTGGTGTTGGCCAGGTGTCACTCACTGAACacttgatacacacacacacacaaacaaacatattatataaatggaAAGGGTggcataaaatgttttagtggCAAAGAATGGTAATTAAATGgtaatctataaataaaataaaataaaataaaataatggattTAAGGGCAACACAGGTCGAAGAATTTTTCAGTCcggtgcagataaagaacaaGCTGAAGGAAACCAgccagaacaaaacaaatgaaacaagcAGAAAATTGTTGCTCCatattctgctttaaaaataattatagttaAAAAGAATCCAGTCATAGTAAAAGGCCAATTACTATCTCTATAATAACTATAATGGTGTACATGTAACCTTGAGTAGTTTAAAAGAGACAAACAGAAATGGcaccttttaaaaatgactttgtcTGATACGGGAACACTGGGAATTCCTGTGacaatttgttttgtattactgGATTGCTCTGAGAGTAAacttaatattgttaaattcaGGTTCATCAACAGGGGGCACCCATGCTTTACTCTATACATCAGTAGTTGAATATGCATATCAAGGAAATAGTATTCATTACGTGATGAGCTTTGTGCGCTCCTCGATTGACCTGATCTGTTTTAACAGGTAACATAATAATCTTTACCCAGAAGTATATCGTGTTCCTGTAGTGTCGAGTTTCTAGTCTGAGACATTGACACATAATGGCGGATGAGCGTTAAAAACTAGTGGCTTTCAGCGTGAGCGCTGAGAAATTCATGTCTAAAAATACATATGGTTGAGATAAGCAGGCGAGGTGAGGAATAATGATAAATCGTTTAGATTTGTACAAGCATGGATTAGTCTTGCATAGCGACGTACAGTTAGAGTTTAGGAAGAACATGTTTGTGATTATCTGTTAGCATGCTAAGACCTCATTTAGCGGCGCTGTCAGccattacatataaaaaaaattcggtggtaaaatgcttttatttattactttgtgcaaataaatggataaataattGTGTTCAATTGAAATATTGTTCATAAAAGAAGATCAGTTCATTAGTGTATTTCATAGAAGATTAAAACTAGTTAAAAAGTGTATTGATACCGCTACAGACAGTTATCGATGCTGGAGTTATATGGATCTAAAGTAATTAGATATCCTCATTTATGCTTTTAGTTTGCATTACTCATATTCATGGTAAAAGGAGCTTGTagtgtttaaatgttgttgACATACTTATTTCGTAATGTTGTGAGCAAGTGGGCACAGAGCCGTCAGACCTATTCGataatgttcaaaagtttataTCCGATATTTCTTGAGTGTAGTTTATATAGTAGCATGTCCAGTGTCACGTATCTGTGTAGACATTTACGCTTTAAGACATGTTATTGTTTATGGTCATTGTTATATGGTATGTTCTTCACCTCAGAAACGAATGTGGTTGTGATTATGCAatactgaaatgttttgcaattattattattattattattaatattgatttttttttaataatcattttccaTATCTGTCACATTACTTGATCTATctcctgtcaaaataaatacacaaacctgatttttttttttttttaatctgatgtatttttttttaatgtcagtcaagcacatatatttttgtgacaGCCGAAAAGTCAATCTACATTTAGCCATACAGAGAGACTGGACATTCAATATTCAGATGACACACTTatcttttcaattcaatttctgttgatgattttattataattgacaTTCAAGTGTGTCACTGTGTTTATCGGTCAAGAGTAATTATTTagatgaattcatatttttatactcTTTATATAAGCTACTGTTTTAGATCAATATATGTAGGCTATAATCATATTAACCTGCAGCAAATTCCTTCACAAGCTGTATGTACAATAAAAGATGCTTCACATTTAAACGTACCTGCGTGCAGTTGAAAAATAACTGTCAGACAACAGCAATCATGCTttactaaaataacttaaagcaatcatattaaaatgctaaaaataacagattttacttaatttacatAACAGTGTTATCTCAATTGTAGGTTTTATGAATAACAGAGGTAGGAGAATTTTCCAGTTCGGTGCAGATAAAGgacaggctgaacaaaaccagccagtaCATAAAAAGTTAAACCTATGTTCCAAAGCACATGAATGTTCTGTCGTGTCAGAAAGGTCAGAAATCCTGTGATAGTAAATGGGACGTGCATAATAGTCATGCTTCCAGTAGTTATTAGAATGATATAAaaagctcttctcttcatgtggttttcttcgtttctctctctcaatctcttccctggtcctgactgcttcagagctcttagaacagccacgagacaaaacaactggatggagaagaagagaaggaaCTGTTGCGAGAAGAACCATGTATATGCATGAATTTTTAGCGATAACACAATCAACATGCAGCACAAACAGGAGCCAAGAGTGATTATCCAGCACACAACGCTGCAGATCACtctatatctgagaggtttgaaCTTCAGAAAGGTTATAGGATGAACCActgccaggtaacgctcaacacagatcagactCTGAAACAGCGAACAACCCGTGAAGACTAGCCCTTGTAAAACCAATGGTATTATTGTAAGATTTGCAAAGCAAATTGATAGTATAGAGACCAAACTATTCAGACGATTAATAATCTCACAAACAGAAAGATTGAGGTTGAAGAACTCGGTTGTAACTCCTGATTCTTTTACAATGAGCCATATAACATAGGCGTGTGTAGGAAAACCAAACAGAAAACTGATGCTGTATACACCAATTTCCACACAGTCCATTAGTCCAATGCACTGAGTCGTGCAGTTTGTAGATGTTTCAGGTATGGTGAAGTTCACTGTAAAGTTATTCATATCTTCTGTGTTTGTCTTCTCGGTTCAGTAgctcataaatatgtaaaactgAAAGTCAAATGGAAAATATGTCAAATGGAAAATGTAATGTCAAATCTATGGGAAAAAAAgataagtataaataaattagccCATTCAGACTAAGTATTTCAAGtccaatatgttaatatgtactgttaaactaaaaaaatattacaaatcattaaaaattgtCACCCAAAGAGTGAACGCTCTCTCTGGATAGGTATATACATCGTCGTGCTGTGTTTTATAGACTGACTTCACAGCTGTTGCAGAAAAACCACCATAACAAACCACTTCCAGGTAACATTTaccacagatcagacactgaaagaGAGGACAACCAGTGAAGACTAGTCCTAGTAAAAACAGTGATAATACTATCATACTTTGTATGAAAATTgacacaatataaaacatacaattcaGAGACTAACACATCTCATAGAGAGATTGAGGTTGCAactcaacttcctgttcctgttccAACATAGGAGTATGTAGGCAGACTAAACAACAATTTTTAGAGAATCCATAAGGTCAATAAAGTTGTGGAGTGTGATTTTGAGATGAGGTGAAGATCACCTTTGAGGTATTCATCTCACAATGTCACAATTGTTACACAGTTTGTAATCCATATAGCTAGAACACATCcttattaaagaattaaaaaaaattctgcaatgATGCTCTTTATAAGTCATATGCATATCAAATTTAAGATAATTTCACATGagcaaatttatttaatgtgttacaTCTGTttaatacaacaaaatacagctcactcttttaactaaataataactaaatattgTTAGTAATGAACTTAAACAAGAAATTGATTCAAAAATGAGTTTATCACCTAAAGAGTGAATGTCCAGTCTCTCTGTGCTGTTTTGTAGACTGACTTCACAGCTGTCACAAGAATATACAGTATGGGCTTGACTTAAACTGCTATTtgtcacataaaacaaaaacaggtgcCTCTCATTCAACACAATATATGGAAATGTAATGACTAAGAATGTCAACATGAAGAAGCAGCAATGTGACAAAGGAACATTCATGAAGTATTTTATTGGATAAAGAAATACCATTGCGGTACTAACTAAAGGGAGAATAACagaaatttaaaatgagatGGGGAGGTGGAGAATGCTGGAGAAATTGACACTGCTGCTCATATAACCTTGTAATGATGATTGACAGGACTGCATGATTTGACTCCTCCCAAATTTAAAACTtgatttaaattgataaaaataagactGTATATGGTTGTGGACCAGTGTCCTGTTTTATTAAGACAGCagtgcagcagatcactctataTCCGAGAGGTTTgaacttcagaaaggttacagtcATGCTTactaaataaagctaaatataagTGTGCTAGAAacatatttggtaacactttattttgagtccactttagacattctactaacagtaagtaactttgcaactaggTCAACTAACAGTCATAaaagtattagtagactgtctagCTTCTAACTCTATATTTTAATGGAACCACAACATACAACAACAGACTGCACATTTATACAGACTGTTGTATTTATGC is a genomic window of Puntigrus tetrazona isolate hp1 unplaced genomic scaffold, ASM1883169v1 S000000450, whole genome shotgun sequence containing:
- the LOC122333957 gene encoding C-C chemokine receptor type 2-like, with the translated sequence MNNFTVNFTIPETSTNCTTQCIGLMDCVEIGVYSISFLFGFPTHAYVIWLIVKESGVTTEFFNLNLSVCEIINRLNSLVSILSICFANLTIIPLVLQGLVFTGCSLFQSLICVERYLAVVHPITFLKFKPLRYRVICSVVCWIITLGSCLCCMLIVLSLKIHAYTWFFSQQFLLFFSIQLFCLVAVLRALKQSGPGKRLRERNEENHMKRRAFYIILITTGSMTIMHVPFTITGFLTFLTRQNIHVLWNIGLTFYVLAGFVQPVLYLHRTGKFSYLCYS